From Pseudoalteromonas sp. Scap06:
CCTGCATTATTAATGCAAGACACATTAGCTAACAAAAAGTAGAGATTATGACTCAAGTAGAGCGCGAAGCCATTATTGCGCAACGTATAAAAGATTCGACCACTTCGGTAACTAAGGCCGTATTTCCTGGGCGTACTAACCATCATAATACGCTATTTGGTGGTGACGCATTAGCATGGATGGATGAAGTTGCTTTTATAGCTGCCACCCGTTTTTGCCGTAAACCATTAGTAACTATTTCATCAGATAGAGTCGATTTTAAAGAAGCTATTCCTGCTGGTTCATTTGCTGAGTTGATATCAAAGGTATCGCATGTGGGGAATACCAGTTTAAAAGTGGATGTTGAAATATTCCTAGAAACTATGCACAAAGATAACAAGCACTCTGCTATTACAGGCAGCTTTATCTTTGTTGCTGTTGATGATAACCACAGGCCAACACCTGTCGTGTGTGACAAAATGCTGCATGGTTTTGAGTTATAACACCTAACAGTAAAAATAATATAAGCACCAATTATGGTGCTTATATTATTAACCATAAAGAACACATCATACTTTATTTATCTAATGGCCAACTTAGCAATTAAACAAGATAAAAAGTATTAGTTTTTCAATGAGCAGGGCGTATTAAAGTAATAAATGAGACTAATAAAAAGGCGTGCAATGCACGCCTTTAAATAACTATAAAACCATAGCGGCTATCCAGCCAAACACCAATAACGGAATATTAAAGTGAATAAAGGTTGGCACAACCGAATCCCAAATGTGGTCGTGTTGTCCGTCAGCATTAAGTCCTGATGTCGGCCCTAGAGTAGAGTCAGAGGCAGGGGAGCCGGCATCACCTAATGCGCCAGCCGTACCAACAAGTGCAGCGGTTGCCATTACAGAAAAGTTTAGCTCTAAACATAAAGGCACAAATAAGGTTGCAATTATAGGCACAGTCGAAAATGAACTACCAATGCCCATGGTTATAAATAAGCCGACTAATAAAATTACTGCAGCTGCAATGGGTTTATTACCGTCAAAAATGGCGGCGCTGCTATGGACTAGGCTAGCAACGTGTCCGGTTTCTTTCATTACAGCAGCAAAACCTTGCGCAGAAATCATAATAAAACCAATCATTGCCATCATGGCAACACCCTTACTAAATACGTCGCCGTTTTCTTCCCACTTAACCACACCAAATACACTAAATATAACCACCCCTACTAGGCCACCTAATATCATTGAGCCACTGGCATTTTGAGCGATCAGAGAAGCAAGCACGGCAAATAAACCAACCAGCATTACCTTTTTTGGGTTTTCAACATCAGCTTGTTGGCTTTGAACTGTTAATGCTGTGCTTGTGTATTCGCGGCGTTTTCGATAACTAATAAATAGGGCAATCAACAAGCCGACAAACATACCAATAGCTGGAATTATCATTGCTAAAGGGACACTGGTATTAACAATCTCAAGGCCATTATCAACTAGATTTTTATGTAATATTGAGTATAAATAAATACCCCCAAAACCATACGGCAGCACCATGTACGAGGTGGCTAAACCAAAGGTTAAAATACAAGCAATGGCACGTCTATCTAATCGCAGTTTATTAAACACAACAAGCAGCGGCGGGATCAAAATGGGAATAAAAGCGATATGCACCGGCACCAAGTTTTGAGAAGAGATAGCACAAATCAAAATAATAAACAGAATAAAGTAGCTTAATATGGTTTCACTAGAGCCTGTTTGAGCATTTACTTTAGCGAGTAACTTAGCGGCCAAAATACGCGTTAAGCCTGACTTAGAGATAGCGACGGCAAATGCACCTAGCATCGCATAGCTTAAAGCAATTTCGGCGCCTGATGATAAGCCAGAATTAAAAGCATCAATACTTTCTTTTAA
This genomic window contains:
- a CDS encoding Na+/H+ antiporter family protein translates to MNAVIIGVILMLGLTLVRVNVIVAMTISALVAGLTAGMGLKESIDAFNSGLSSGAEIALSYAMLGAFAVAISKSGLTRILAAKLLAKVNAQTGSSETILSYFILFIILICAISSQNLVPVHIAFIPILIPPLLVVFNKLRLDRRAIACILTFGLATSYMVLPYGFGGIYLYSILHKNLVDNGLEIVNTSVPLAMIIPAIGMFVGLLIALFISYRKRREYTSTALTVQSQQADVENPKKVMLVGLFAVLASLIAQNASGSMILGGLVGVVIFSVFGVVKWEENGDVFSKGVAMMAMIGFIMISAQGFAAVMKETGHVASLVHSSAAIFDGNKPIAAAVILLVGLFITMGIGSSFSTVPIIATLFVPLCLELNFSVMATAALVGTAGALGDAGSPASDSTLGPTSGLNADGQHDHIWDSVVPTFIHFNIPLLVFGWIAAMVL
- a CDS encoding acyl-CoA thioesterase, with the protein product MTQVEREAIIAQRIKDSTTSVTKAVFPGRTNHHNTLFGGDALAWMDEVAFIAATRFCRKPLVTISSDRVDFKEAIPAGSFAELISKVSHVGNTSLKVDVEIFLETMHKDNKHSAITGSFIFVAVDDNHRPTPVVCDKMLHGFEL